In Daucus carota subsp. sativus chromosome 4, DH1 v3.0, whole genome shotgun sequence, one DNA window encodes the following:
- the LOC108215976 gene encoding uncharacterized protein LOC108215976, whose product MDSDSRAEAERLLGIAEKFLQSKDLTSARDFAVLAQETAPLLDGSDQILAITDVILAAETKKVNNKLNWYAILQIDSKSESPEVIKKQYRKLALLLHPDKNSYPFAHDAFRLVADAWGVLSDQVKKRVFDGEYGVFSRVNLVGRKGNQSNQDKYKGASGGARRLSSFWTACPYCYNLYEFPRVYQDCVLKCGNCGRAIQATEIGTLPPLVEGQDAYYCCWGFFPMGFTGKEDGGSGSGKKDSGVPNFVPPVNVDNLNEGGVEENGGDEDGNVTPVYRNANVSGNVTPVHRNVNATPVHRNVTVGSAPSTGAKKRGRPRKNV is encoded by the coding sequence ATGGACTCCGACAGCAGAGCAGAAGCCGAGCGCCTCCTCGGAATCGCCGAGAAGTTCTTACAATCGAAAGATCTCACCAGCGCCCGTGACTTCGCGGTGTTAGCGCAAGAGACGGCGCCGTTGCTCGACGGCTCCGACCAAATCCTGGCCATCACCGACGTGATTCTCGCCGCCGAGACGAAGAAGGTGAATAACAAGCTGAATTGGTACGCGATTCTTCAGATTGACTCGAAATCTGAGAGTCCTGAAGTGATTAAGAAGCAGTATAGGAAGCTAGCGCTGTTGTTGCATCCTGATAAGAATAGTTACCCTTTTGCCCATGATGCGTTTAGGCTGGTGGCGGATGCGTGGGGGGTGTTGTCTGATCAGGTTAAGAAGAGGGTGTTTGATGGGGAGTATGGGGTTTTTAGTAGGGTTAATTTGGTGGGGAGGAAGGGGAATCAGAGTAATCAGGATAAGTATAAGGGGGCTTCGGGCGGGGCGAGGAGGTTGTCGAGTTTCTGGACTGCGTGTCCTTATTGTTATAATCTGTATGAGTTTCCTAGGGTTTATCAGGATTGTGTGTTGAAATGTGGAAATTGTGGGAGGGCAATTCAGGCGACGGAGATCGGGACTTTGCCTCCGCTTGTGGAAGGGCAGGATGCGTATTATTGTTGTTGGGGGTTTTTCCCGATGGGGTTTACAGGGAAGGAGGATGGGGGAAGTGGGAGTGGGAAGAAGGATTCGGGGGTGCCTAATTTTGTGCCGCCTGTGAATGTGGATAATTTGAACGAGGGAGGGGTGGAGGAGAATGGAGGGGATGAGGATGGGAATGTGACTCCGGTTTATAGGAATGCGAATGTGAGTGGGAATGTGACTCCGGTTCATAGGAATGTGAATGCGACTCCTGTGCATAGGAATGTGACTGTGGGTTCAGCTCCGTCAACGGGTGCTAAGAAGAGGGGCAGGCCAAGGAAGAATGTGTAA